One segment of Mycolicibacterium neworleansense DNA contains the following:
- a CDS encoding wax ester/triacylglycerol synthase family O-acyltransferase, producing the protein MRRLKGEDNSFLAWESVVQPQHTMKAVVLDPSQMAEPLTFDRLKSAVQGWVDNIEPLQWQLLSPRVGFGRPWWVSRPQLDIDHHLQRTTAPAPGGDEELAATIGEIFEVALDRNRPAWQLWFVDGLADGRVALVLKIHHAVADGTASLRLLETLYSTDPTKPLPKPRSTPLPNERRPAPWIWWPLVVRHQIAALARFPSIIARTVAVTGVIRRRQKAGKPGYAEAFAAPAMPFNEPFSASRKFAYRRCDVTEIKRVSKAFGVTINDVFLSICGGALRDYLAENGQLADESMTAVVPVSMRPAETEAEWGNKVARWNVDLATHIADPVERLAAIASATRTAREVQAERDAWLQHDWMEYWPLFWLYSRVLPILGAKMKRRPMFSLIASNMRGPQKTLYWGGAPIEQLISSGPIVFPMGLNFTGWSYRDEMAICVLTCGDQVPDPYGIADRVPRALAELSARAASAEAGLLAPDRQAVSG; encoded by the coding sequence ATGCGGCGTTTGAAGGGTGAGGACAACAGCTTCCTGGCGTGGGAAAGCGTGGTCCAACCGCAGCACACGATGAAGGCCGTCGTACTCGATCCGAGCCAGATGGCCGAGCCGCTGACCTTCGACCGGCTCAAGTCCGCGGTGCAGGGCTGGGTCGACAACATCGAGCCCCTCCAGTGGCAGTTGCTTTCCCCGCGAGTCGGATTCGGCCGGCCGTGGTGGGTTTCGCGGCCGCAGCTCGACATCGACCACCACCTGCAGCGGACCACTGCGCCCGCACCCGGCGGCGATGAGGAGCTCGCCGCGACCATCGGTGAGATCTTCGAGGTGGCCCTCGACCGGAACCGGCCGGCCTGGCAGCTGTGGTTCGTCGACGGCCTGGCCGACGGCCGCGTCGCCCTGGTGCTCAAGATTCACCACGCCGTCGCCGACGGCACCGCATCGCTGCGGCTGCTGGAAACCCTGTACAGCACCGACCCCACGAAACCGCTGCCGAAGCCGCGGTCGACGCCGTTGCCGAACGAGCGGCGCCCGGCACCGTGGATCTGGTGGCCGCTGGTTGTCCGTCATCAAATCGCGGCCCTGGCCCGGTTCCCGAGCATCATCGCCCGGACCGTCGCAGTCACCGGGGTGATCCGCCGCCGCCAGAAGGCCGGAAAGCCCGGTTACGCAGAAGCATTCGCCGCACCGGCCATGCCGTTCAACGAACCGTTCTCGGCCAGCCGCAAATTCGCCTACCGGCGTTGCGACGTGACAGAGATCAAGCGGGTGTCAAAGGCTTTCGGCGTCACGATCAACGACGTCTTTCTCAGTATCTGTGGCGGTGCCCTGCGCGACTACCTGGCCGAGAACGGACAGCTCGCCGACGAGAGTATGACCGCGGTGGTGCCCGTCTCGATGCGCCCGGCCGAGACCGAAGCCGAGTGGGGCAACAAGGTGGCGCGGTGGAACGTCGACCTCGCCACCCACATCGCAGACCCGGTCGAGCGGCTGGCCGCGATCGCCTCGGCGACCCGCACCGCGCGGGAGGTGCAGGCCGAGCGTGACGCCTGGCTGCAGCACGACTGGATGGAGTACTGGCCGCTGTTCTGGCTGTACTCACGGGTGCTGCCGATCCTCGGGGCGAAGATGAAGCGCCGCCCGATGTTCAGCCTGATCGCCTCCAACATGCGCGGCCCGCAGAAGACGCTCTACTGGGGCGGTGCGCCGATCGAGCAGCTCATCTCCTCCGGGCCGATCGTGTTTCCGATGGGGTTGAACTTCACCGGTTGGAGCTACCGCGACGAGATGGCGATCTGCGTGCTCACCTGCGGTGATCAGGTGCCCGACCCGTACGGCATCGCCGACCGGGTGCCGCGGGCCCTGGCGGAGCTGTCGGCGCGGGCGGCTTCAGCCGAGGCCGGTTTGCTCGCTCCGGATCGTCAGGCGGTATCCGGCTAG
- a CDS encoding AMP-binding protein codes for MKRAIPRPASLAARVNRFRVIARSIAVLRESGLSGGAADGIRQAKLVRQFGGFAAVIESAATGDPNAIAITDEWGDVTFAQLNDRVNALARAWNSRGIGAGSVIAALCRDHRGLVTILAAAGKVGAQLLLMNTGFAKPQLADVAAREKVNVLVHDEEFTELVSAIDPGVRRFLAWTDERTSSDIEGSLEGLIAATSPAPVAAPAKPGGMTLLTSGTTGTPKGAPRGKTSPLFSAQLLDRVPRRRGQTCMLAAPMFHGTGLGQAVLSLALGNRLVLRRKFNPEETLRAVQNHGCDVLVVVPTMLQRILALPKDVRDAYDTSSLKIIFVSGSAMPPDLVKRTLAEFGPVLYNLYGSTELAVMTVAMPEDLLHDPRTAGRAPVGCAVRLYDDAGREITEPGVIGRVFAGSDVSFAGYTDGRIKESIDGLQSSGDVGHFDDTGRLYIDGRDDDMVICGGENVYPLEVENLITSHPEVDEVAVIGVSDDDFGQRLNAYVVLVDGADLAADDIKDYVRANLARYKIPRDVEFLTKLPRNATGKVLRGELTGGVK; via the coding sequence ATGAAGCGAGCCATTCCGCGCCCTGCCAGCCTCGCCGCCAGGGTCAACCGGTTCCGGGTGATCGCCCGCAGCATCGCCGTGCTCCGCGAGTCCGGACTGTCCGGCGGAGCCGCCGACGGCATCCGGCAGGCCAAGCTGGTCCGCCAGTTCGGCGGATTCGCCGCCGTCATCGAGAGTGCCGCCACCGGCGACCCCAACGCCATCGCCATCACCGACGAATGGGGCGACGTGACGTTCGCCCAGCTCAACGACCGGGTGAACGCACTGGCCCGGGCCTGGAACTCGCGGGGAATCGGCGCCGGCTCGGTCATCGCGGCGCTGTGCCGCGACCACCGCGGCCTGGTCACCATCCTGGCCGCGGCGGGCAAGGTCGGGGCACAGCTGCTGCTGATGAACACCGGCTTCGCCAAACCCCAGCTCGCCGACGTCGCGGCCCGCGAGAAGGTCAACGTGCTGGTGCACGACGAGGAGTTCACCGAGTTGGTCAGTGCCATCGACCCGGGCGTGCGGCGCTTCCTGGCGTGGACCGATGAACGCACGAGCTCCGATATCGAAGGTTCGCTGGAAGGTCTGATCGCCGCCACCTCGCCGGCCCCGGTGGCCGCACCCGCCAAGCCCGGCGGCATGACGCTGCTGACCAGTGGCACCACCGGCACGCCAAAGGGCGCCCCGCGCGGCAAGACCTCTCCCCTGTTCTCGGCACAGCTGCTGGACCGCGTGCCGCGCCGCCGCGGTCAGACCTGCATGCTGGCCGCGCCGATGTTCCACGGCACCGGACTCGGCCAGGCCGTGTTGTCGCTGGCGCTCGGTAACCGCCTGGTGCTGCGGCGCAAGTTCAACCCCGAGGAGACCCTGCGTGCGGTCCAGAACCACGGCTGCGACGTGCTGGTCGTCGTACCCACGATGCTGCAGCGAATCCTGGCTCTGCCCAAGGATGTCCGCGACGCCTACGACACCTCGTCGCTCAAGATCATCTTCGTCTCGGGGTCGGCCATGCCGCCCGACCTGGTCAAGCGCACCCTCGCCGAATTCGGCCCGGTGCTCTACAACCTCTACGGCTCAACCGAACTCGCGGTCATGACGGTGGCGATGCCCGAGGACCTGCTGCATGATCCGCGCACCGCGGGCCGGGCTCCGGTCGGATGCGCGGTGCGGCTGTACGACGATGCGGGCAGGGAGATCACCGAACCCGGCGTGATCGGCCGGGTGTTCGCCGGCAGCGACGTGAGCTTCGCCGGTTACACCGACGGCCGCATCAAGGAGTCGATCGACGGTCTGCAGAGCAGCGGCGACGTCGGCCACTTCGACGACACGGGCCGGCTCTACATCGACGGCCGCGACGACGACATGGTGATCTGCGGCGGCGAGAACGTCTATCCGCTGGAGGTCGAGAACCTGATCACCAGCCACCCGGAGGTCGACGAGGTCGCGGTGATCGGGGTCAGCGACGACGATTTCGGCCAGCGGCTCAACGCCTACGTGGTGCTGGTCGACGGCGCGGACCTGGCCGCCGACGACATCAAGGACTACGTGCGGGCGAACCTGGCCCGCTACAAGATCCCCCGGGATGTCGAGTTCCTGACCAAGCTGCCCCGCAACGCCACCGGCAAGGTGCTGCGGGGCGAGCTGACCGGGGGTGTCAAGTGA
- a CDS encoding alpha/beta hydrolase: MSDSDTMKREVAGRMGDAFAPILEGDLDPVAAAAEVRSRLKASRRPAKPVAVGSVEDRAVPGPAGDIPVRIYHPLNPADAGTPLPVLVYFHGGGFVLCDLDSHDSCCRRLANGIGAMVVSVDYRLAPEHPYPAAVEDAWAATEWVAANAGELGGDPGRLAVVGDSAGGNLAAVVAMTARDRKGPPIAFQVLIYPVVDQRRKSSLSSPHTRSGVLTAEHMQWFTAQYLGDSGAQTEVSASPILGDMTGLPDAHVLTGALDPLCEEGEEYARMLAEGGAKVSVRRYERGFHGFFNLADHLPAAAEASDDVCAAVRAALSSPTTSDKD; this comes from the coding sequence GTGAGCGATTCCGACACCATGAAGCGAGAGGTCGCCGGCCGGATGGGCGACGCGTTCGCCCCGATCCTCGAAGGCGACCTCGACCCCGTCGCTGCCGCGGCCGAGGTCCGGTCCCGGCTCAAGGCCAGCCGACGGCCGGCCAAACCCGTGGCCGTGGGCAGCGTGGAGGACCGTGCCGTTCCCGGTCCCGCCGGCGACATTCCGGTGCGGATCTACCATCCGCTCAACCCGGCCGACGCCGGCACACCCCTGCCCGTGTTGGTGTATTTCCACGGCGGCGGGTTCGTGCTGTGTGACCTCGACTCACACGATTCGTGCTGCCGCCGGCTCGCCAACGGCATTGGTGCCATGGTGGTTTCGGTCGACTACCGGCTGGCGCCCGAGCATCCGTATCCCGCCGCGGTCGAGGACGCCTGGGCCGCGACCGAATGGGTGGCCGCCAACGCAGGCGAGCTGGGCGGTGACCCGGGCCGGTTGGCGGTGGTGGGCGACAGCGCGGGGGGCAACCTGGCGGCCGTGGTGGCGATGACCGCACGCGACCGCAAGGGGCCGCCGATCGCATTCCAGGTGCTGATCTATCCGGTGGTCGATCAGCGCCGCAAATCGTCGTTGTCCAGCCCGCACACCCGTAGCGGGGTACTGACCGCCGAGCACATGCAGTGGTTCACCGCCCAGTACCTCGGCGACAGCGGCGCCCAGACCGAGGTGTCGGCATCGCCGATTCTCGGCGACATGACCGGACTTCCGGATGCCCACGTGTTGACCGGGGCCCTGGATCCGCTGTGCGAGGAGGGCGAGGAGTACGCCCGCATGCTCGCCGAAGGCGGGGCGAAAGTCAGTGTCCGGCGGTACGAGCGTGGCTTCCACGGCTTCTTCAACCTCGCCGACCACCTCCCGGCCGCCGCCGAGGCCAGCGACGATGTGTGCGCCGCCGTCCGCGCCGCCCTGAGTTCCCCGACCACATCAGACAAAGACTGA
- a CDS encoding SDR family NAD(P)-dependent oxidoreductase, producing the protein MKLRNSRALVTGASRGLGKSIAEVLAARGVDVAVVARDAESLNLLAKELNGKAYPTDLGDPEAVEGLIDRVEADGPVDIVINNAGVDHVGRFHQVSPEQIRNLLQVNLAAPMEICRQVMPRMVQRGRGHIVNVSSMGAISQGPGLTLYGTSKAGLSHFTAGIRGELRGKPVGTTLVQIGEVKTDMIDHIRAFGPARRTIERSIRWRMIPRESLDPAAVSVAIAEAVEHNRRHVILPRNIVPMAKFTEFPRRVSELMLTGIDQDND; encoded by the coding sequence ATGAAGCTGAGGAATTCCCGCGCTCTGGTCACCGGCGCGAGCCGCGGACTGGGCAAGAGCATCGCCGAAGTCCTGGCCGCACGTGGTGTCGACGTCGCCGTGGTGGCGCGTGACGCCGAGTCCCTCAACCTGCTCGCCAAGGAGTTGAACGGCAAGGCTTACCCGACCGATCTGGGTGACCCGGAAGCTGTCGAGGGGCTCATCGACCGCGTCGAGGCCGACGGCCCCGTGGACATCGTGATCAACAACGCAGGTGTCGACCACGTCGGCCGGTTCCACCAGGTCAGCCCCGAACAGATTCGTAACCTGTTGCAGGTCAACCTGGCGGCACCGATGGAGATCTGCCGTCAGGTGATGCCGCGCATGGTGCAACGGGGGCGTGGCCACATCGTCAATGTGTCGTCGATGGGCGCGATCTCGCAGGGGCCCGGCCTGACGTTGTACGGCACGTCCAAAGCGGGCCTGAGCCACTTCACCGCAGGTATCCGCGGTGAGCTGCGCGGCAAGCCGGTCGGCACCACGCTGGTGCAGATCGGCGAAGTCAAGACCGACATGATCGATCACATCCGGGCGTTCGGCCCGGCGCGGCGCACCATCGAACGGTCCATCCGGTGGCGGATGATTCCGCGCGAATCGCTGGACCCGGCAGCGGTTTCGGTGGCAATCGCCGAAGCCGTCGAACACAACCGCCGCCATGTCATCCTGCCTCGCAACATCGTTCCGATGGCGAAGTTCACCGAGTTCCCGCGCCGTGTCTCCGAACTCATGCTGACCGGCATCGACCAGGACAACGACTGA
- a CDS encoding glucose 1-dehydrogenase, translating into MAGVDLSGKVAIITGAARGQGEAEARLFAALGARVVLTDVLVEEGERVAASIGPAARFVRLDVGSETDWRATVDTAMAGFGRIDVLVNNAAICKVVPLAEQDTAGFEQMLRVNLIGAFLGMQAVTEPMTAAGGGSIVNISSQAGVQGLAGYTAYGASKWGLRGMSKVAAIELGPLGIRVNTVYPGMIDTPMIAHLEVERGLGGHPGAPLTRVGTPDEVAEVVAFLASDASSYITGADLTVDGGASAGRIPVTPVHSH; encoded by the coding sequence ATGGCCGGCGTCGACCTGTCGGGCAAGGTCGCGATCATCACCGGCGCCGCGCGCGGCCAGGGCGAAGCCGAAGCACGGTTGTTCGCCGCACTCGGTGCCCGGGTGGTACTGACCGACGTGCTCGTCGAGGAAGGTGAGCGGGTCGCGGCGTCCATCGGCCCCGCCGCCCGCTTCGTCCGACTCGATGTTGGCAGCGAAACCGATTGGCGCGCAACGGTGGATACCGCGATGGCCGGGTTCGGGCGGATCGACGTCCTGGTCAACAACGCCGCCATCTGCAAGGTGGTGCCGCTGGCCGAGCAGGACACCGCCGGATTCGAGCAGATGCTGCGCGTCAATCTCATCGGCGCCTTCCTGGGCATGCAGGCCGTCACCGAACCGATGACGGCCGCCGGTGGCGGCTCGATCGTGAACATCTCGTCGCAGGCCGGTGTGCAGGGCCTCGCCGGCTACACCGCGTACGGCGCATCCAAGTGGGGCCTGCGCGGCATGTCTAAGGTCGCAGCAATCGAGCTGGGCCCGTTGGGTATTCGCGTCAACACCGTCTATCCGGGCATGATCGACACACCGATGATCGCCCATCTCGAGGTGGAACGCGGTCTCGGCGGCCATCCCGGTGCACCGCTCACCCGGGTCGGCACCCCCGACGAGGTCGCCGAGGTCGTCGCATTTCTGGCCTCGGACGCGTCGTCATACATCACCGGCGCCGATCTGACGGTCGACGGCGGCGCCAGTGCGGGCCGGATCCCGGTGACCCCGGTCCACTCGCACTGA
- a CDS encoding alcohol dehydrogenase catalytic domain-containing protein: MRAAEYFDGSFTVTDVSGPPAAGPGQLRIKVAACGICGSDLSMSKDPCRFVSVAAAGGFPLAVFDHTKPIVLGHEYAGTVVECGPGVSDFEVGDRVAGIGVATEAGTGIPTIIGYSNEYHGAFGEFIVVDGFWVRKVPDGLSLEHATLAEPLHVGEMHVQQSGLTEADAALVIGCGSIGLGTILAAKAHGAHTVIAAEPSPKRRELAAKMGADMVVDPNEQDPIELWNSMLMAGRGGGGILIAYESSGRVGTLNTLTHTLPFGSRIQVVASPFGDETIIPVVAQFRQIAINFGHGPYHEAYDTVLKRLADGEIDAEAIITGRVGLDGLGDAFEALRDPEAHVKILVLPGA, encoded by the coding sequence ATGCGCGCGGCGGAGTACTTCGACGGCAGCTTCACCGTCACCGATGTCAGCGGACCACCTGCCGCCGGACCCGGACAGCTGCGGATCAAGGTTGCGGCCTGCGGCATCTGTGGCAGCGATCTGAGCATGTCGAAAGACCCTTGCCGGTTCGTGTCGGTCGCGGCGGCCGGGGGTTTTCCGCTTGCGGTGTTCGACCACACCAAGCCCATCGTGCTCGGGCACGAGTACGCCGGCACGGTCGTCGAATGTGGCCCGGGAGTATCTGATTTCGAGGTCGGTGATCGGGTGGCGGGGATCGGTGTGGCCACCGAGGCCGGCACCGGCATCCCGACGATCATCGGCTACTCGAACGAATACCACGGGGCCTTCGGCGAATTCATCGTCGTCGACGGATTCTGGGTCCGCAAGGTGCCCGACGGGTTGTCACTCGAGCACGCGACCTTGGCCGAACCGCTGCATGTCGGTGAGATGCATGTGCAGCAGTCGGGGCTCACCGAGGCCGACGCCGCATTGGTGATCGGCTGCGGCTCCATCGGTCTCGGCACGATCTTGGCCGCCAAGGCGCACGGGGCACACACGGTGATCGCCGCCGAGCCGTCGCCCAAGCGCCGGGAGCTGGCCGCCAAGATGGGCGCCGACATGGTGGTCGACCCCAACGAGCAGGATCCGATCGAGCTGTGGAATTCGATGCTCATGGCGGGCCGCGGCGGGGGGGGCATCTTGATCGCCTACGAAAGCAGCGGCCGGGTCGGCACCCTGAACACGCTGACCCATACTTTGCCGTTCGGATCCCGGATCCAGGTCGTGGCTTCACCTTTCGGTGACGAGACGATCATTCCGGTGGTCGCGCAGTTCCGGCAGATCGCCATCAACTTCGGTCACGGTCCCTACCACGAGGCCTACGACACCGTGCTGAAGCGGTTGGCCGACGGGGAGATCGACGCCGAGGCCATCATCACGGGGCGGGTCGGCCTCGATGGCCTGGGTGACGCATTCGAGGCGCTGCGTGACCCCGAGGCGCACGTCAAGATTCTGGTGCTGCCCGGGGCGTGA